The following is a genomic window from Pseudochaenichthys georgianus chromosome 9, fPseGeo1.2, whole genome shotgun sequence.
GATTATATACAAAAAAACTCACAGATATGTACAAAAACACAAGTACATAAACACAAACAATATActgtatgcacacacacatggagaaTAGGATTTTAAATTAGTGTAAGATATTTGTATCACTTAAAGCTATACAGAGTATATCATCTCACCCAATAGTTCAGAGCCAGGTAAGCTAAGTGAAATACTATTGCAGGGAGGAAATGCTTTGTGTTGCTTCAGTCTCAGGGGCCCCCATCAAGGGGGccgggggggagagaggaagGATGAGAGGGGTAAGACTGGTTACAACTGGAAAAAGCCATAACATGTGTAACACATAACAGTAAACTACAAGAGTTTTAACATTCAAGAATTTACCAATAGAAGCTTTACACATTTTTGTTGTAAAATAAATGCATGCTTATTggaatattgtttgttttttaacacataaaacagcatttcacaCAAATTATTAGCAGACGTGAATCCTACACATGGCTTCTCTTGAGCAAGGCACTTACATACCAGCCACAGTGTGGTTTAGCTGTAGGCTGAATACATGTAAGAATGACCTACagtgaaaaaactgaaacgttcactttagttaagtgtattatgtcaacacatttcacacaactgtattaggttagttgagaGCAATAATATATAGTTTaaccaaatataatttatttaaacttaatattattgcttcaaACTAACATGATGCagctatgtgaaatctgttgacataatacattaaagtcaacgtttcagtttttacAGTTTAGACATAATGAAAAGAAGAATTTACTGTAAACAGAGCATGAGTCGCCACACCTGCACTGCCCTCTAGTGTATAATGTGCACTTTTTCTACAATCATAGAAGCCTTTCCTCGTCACAAACACAACTATGTGTGTTGATCTATGTGTAAGTGTGAACATCACACTCTGAATCCAAAACGAGTTCAGGAAGAAAAATATTCTGGGATTCAAGCCAATGCGTatgcgtacacacacacacacacacacacacacacacacacacacacacacacacacacacacacacacacacacacacacacacacacacacacacacacacacacacacacacacacacacacacacacacacacacacacacacacacacacacacacacacacacacacacacacacacacacacacacacacacacacacacacacacacacacacacacacacacaccccctgcACAGTGTAAGTGATGCGTAGTAAAGATATGTGTAAGAGCATTTTCCCTTATAGAGGCTGAAAGACGACACCACATCCAGTTGCTGTTAAACAGAGAAAGGGATATTCAAGTCCACCCCCGTACTACTGTATATAGGATTACAGATCAGGAGGGGCTGTCTAGGATACGTCGGACCATGTGTGGCTGTATGTCAGCCTGACcaccagtggcgtagccaggaattattgtgtgggtgggcctggagaaatgtaggtgggccagggggagacatattaagcgtggggtctgaactgaaacttcattaatgattttttaatgcactaatagaacataagcataaattagcagtgaaaagaaaaaacataggcacggcggcctcagaatgtgtgtaaaactgacatccacatagggatgggtatcgttaaggctttaacggtactactacttttatggatagcgcttatgcttatgctccagtaccaaccacatcataaagtacgcggacgatacaacagtgatgggactcatcagggacaacaacgaacaggcctacagggaggaggtgaaacatctgacagacatggtgtaacaccaacaacctgatcctgaatgtcgataaaacaaaagagattattgtcgacttcaggaacaaaaagcactgtcacccaccactccacatcaacggcacagcagtgaagactacagacagcaccaagttcctggggtgcatatcacaagcagtctgacctggtccaTTCACACgacatcactatttaagaaggcacagcagcgtctacacttcctgcacagctcccccctcccatcctcaccacgttctacagaggaaccatagagagcgtgctaaccagcggcatctccatctggtcgagagactgcaacgccaaagactggaagtctctgcagagagtggtcaggaaagcagagaagatcatcggagtttctctccctcccatcagagacaccgcgcagaaacgctgcctgacaatagcccagaacatttttaaagaccccactcatcctcacatgctctgttctccctgctgcactccggcaagaggttccgcagcattaagagcaaaacagccagattctgcaatagctttttccccatgccatcagactgctgaacagcaagtagaccagtaacataaagattacattacgctgtgtaaagggcacatatttgttatatagtatgtctattttatttatatgtataagtctttatattttaaatgcacactttatctttaatttgatcagcaccacgtcactattatttatttatatgtataattttagcaagtttttatattgtcctgttcctgtaagctagtacaacgaaatttcgttttaatagtacactctgtgtcttgttgaaatgacaataaagtatgtctatgtctatgtcttatcgatccggtcctttaatattacttttatcggttattttggagaaaaagataaggtaaactaactaaacaaattgtgaacaaaactaacattgctttttatttaaattaaatacataatatttcacatcaaaagaaacaacaatgttttaacaaatcgtattaaataatctgatgacagaactgtaaacagaatagctgaaactttaacaaaataaataactcagttacctctaatcattaacccatgtttgtataatgtagttaactccgtgtgttgctgctagcatacagaacacctgacgtggaaacgttactcgtggatggaggTACAGAGCTGCTCGACAgtccaacccggtgcattcctccgtctggatgtggagcccttttgataaatgtttagacacatagctcgtgttaccgcccttaaatgctaaactcttattccacttttggtaacgagtattgtccccatcgacacggctatagtttaaccacacctcggagcgcgttctctccgccatctcctccgtgtgtgtgtgttgctgcatgtagcagctgcgtgtgtgtaaactgccccgccccctcgcacacagacatcTCTTAAAcagagttggcgacacttaaactgcaatgtaatgtttgtgtagcaataatacatacaacatttatcggggcacaggttgtttatcattgacagtcgcacagtgggcacacactgagtgttttcatattcagcaaatgtgtacacgctaaactgcagacctcaagaagaaataatactttcattcactcacggcaaaagttactttacttactataaaaactcacggtaaaaaaatgcactccctattccattgtcatgaaggtggaatctaactatatccagaatacgttttattggaaccaggctagaaacatgtttatttctgctgtaaagttgggcattttaacatgggggtctatgggaattgctcctttttgcatccatcccctgtcggccactagatgaactgcagtttgtggcacttccttctgggcttcccggttctgctctatgaagcgctgattggctgtgggtgggccagacgtgcataTGGGTGGGCACGCAAGTGACTTTCTAGACATCCTGCCATTCTATGAACTCTGGCTTTCACTTGGCTCTGTCAGAGAAATGTACATGAACATAAAGATTATGAAGGAATAACTAGAATAAGATGCAGAATAATTTGTAGCCATaccttttcaattaaatgaAATTAAGAGGTGTGTTTGCAAGAAagaaaatgtgtatttttgacTCTACCCCAATCATTCCTTGTAAGCTTTAGTAGTTTAAGGTCAGGGCATAATGAAGAAACAGTAAAAGAGGCACAGATGTTAAGATCTTATAAATAAACTTAAACGTATCTGAGGTCATAGTTTTGGTTAAAGAGTGGACTCTGGTGGATTGAAGACAAATGATAATAACAAGTCAAACTGGATGGCTCATGACTGGCAATCTGACCAGGATGTACACTGCCTCCAACCCAATCTCCTCGGTCATCCCTAAATGTTAAAGGGGCCCAAATATGATCCTTTTCAGGGCCatatgtattttgtgcctctactgtgacatgtttccatgctttaatgttccaaaagctctttatttttctcatactgcctgtgctgcagcttctcttttcaccctctgtctgaaaccagagcccagtctgctctgattgattAGCTGGACGGATCTGTTGTGATTCGTCAACCGCTAAGAAATGTTCCGCCCCTTAGCGGGTCAcgtacatgtacaatgtgttagagcgccagccaatagaagcatgagtgttacattgtgatgtccttatgttatggaagtaaacaaaggagtccaatgatatacaacatatttaattacagtgctgtgtttattgaaaaaataataataatatgcacACATGAAGTCATAATGAATATCTTATATTTACACATGGTATAAAATTAAATATGTATACATAAATGTAGATTTCTATTTAGCCATATTCTCTTGATATCACAGACATATCTTTGGAGTGACACAATGCTTTGTCATTCAGGGTTCTGTTTGTAAACCAGCTTCTATATATATAACTCACATTTTGTCCTGAGATTTAAACAATTGATTCAGTCATTTTCATATTTCATTTACAGTATTGTCATTGTTTAATTAAAGCCTCTGATCAAAGTCTCTCGAGTTCTCACAAAAAAGCAGCTCTCTTGGTTTCAGAGCTGGTTGTTTAAACAATACTTCTCACATGATTGTTAAAGACTGTAGACATACAGAGGCAGAGGATTTGTGGATTTGTCCAAAAAGAACACAGAGAAAGAAAAGAACATGGTCCCATTTCAGCACATGACTCTTAACATACAAAGACAATACCAAATCATATTAAAATATACAGGAAACCTCAGCTCCACCAGGTCTATCTGAACAttgttcctttttttaaatgcaacataaATACATCATTCAGTCACTAAAAACAAATAGAGGACTTTCATACATgtgtctctctttttgtcccaaGGCTGCCCCTCAGATCCGTCTTACATAAATGATACATAAAACACAAAAAAGATACAAAGATCTTAACAGCATCTTTTTCCTATCTTCTTAACTTGTTTTTTGTATACAAAAAATGTGAATCAGCATCTGGATCATCATCTGCATTTCTGAACCCTAtctataaatatttgttttcttaCGAGGATAAATTGTGCACAATAAGAATCAAAGACTTGTGAGCATTGAGCTATGATCATTTCAATTAATTGTGTTGTTGTGCCACCTATCAGCAGAATGTGATTACATCTTTTAGGATTGCACAGAAGGAATATCAGTTTGCACAATACCTTTTAAGAGTTATACCACTTTTTGGAGGACACAACTACGAGACTCAGGCAATCAGGAATCAAATAGCCTATCCAAATATATGGAGAAAATGTTTGATCCAAATTCTCTGCATGCACTAATACATAGGGTAAAGGAGACATGAACAAAaacaaagtgctttataaatggccACATAGTGGCATAATTGGTTTCACATCCACATCTGAACTCACACGTATTAATTACATACCTGTAAAGTGGCTATTGAGACCCTGCTAATGCAACATAAGACAAACAGACAGGATCAAAAGCATAATTTCCATGGTGGAGAGAATAACAAGTGGGGGCATAGAATAAAATATTGGGTTAAAAATGGAATTGGCCTTGAGAGATTGCAGCATTCTCATGGCATTGTTGTCTGAAATCTGGTGCCATTTACAGTATACAGATGTTATCCCCTCTCTACCATCATTACATTAATtataacaataataaaaaaGGTCACATCAATAATCTTTGAAACATTATCGACTCCAGAGCGATAAACACAGGCACAGGAGGGTGGTCCTGTCTTATTGTGGTGTTTGTGGTTGAACCATGTGATGTGGAGATGGGAGGGGATACACAGGAACGCTATAATCTGTGTAAGCAGGGGGAAGATCATCCGGCTTCAATTCCAGCTGAAAtacacaaaaagaaacaaaaagttCAAATCCAGATTGCACAGTAAATCTGGGGATTCAGGGACAGGAAATGCCACAGACAAACACTTTGCTTGTTTAAAATCACCTCATTATAGGAAGGTGGGGGCCCACAGAAGGCAGCGTTGTTGTATTGCGGGGGCAGGTAAAGCTCCTGGCTGTATCGGGGCATGCCTGGGACGTCTTCGCTGTCGTGCTGTGACAGGCTCCCATGGAAAGGGATGAAATATATCGGAGGGCGCAGCTCCTGGTTACTCCGTCTCGCCGCCTCCCGATCGATCTGCTCCTCCCTGAAGCGACTGCACACCCTGCAGAAGGTCGTGCAGAACATGATGGAGAGGCCGAAGCCCAGGATGCCCAGGAAGATCcttgaagaggaggagaaaggGGAGAGGGGGATGAGAAAGATGGAGATGGTTGCAAGACAGAGGAAGATGGAGAGAAAAGCCAATAAAGGTAGACATGAAAAGGAAAGAGCAACAAAAACCAAAATTATACTCACAGCTACTTCATTAGGAACACCTGTTCAGCTGCTCGTTAAAGCACAAATCTGATCAGCCTATCACGTTACAGCAATTAAACTCACCTACACATGACCTGAACATAAAACCAAGCAACAGAATGGTGAAGATAGGTGATTTACCTGATTTTGAAGGTGGCATGGTTGTTGCTTTGAGTAATTCAAAAACTATAATCTATAGGGTTAATTGCTTTTAAACGAAAGAAAGAACTCCTTTGCGTTAACCAAGGTGTCCATAATCGCATTTCTGAGTGCGCAACACATTAATGTAGATCGTCTACCGCAGCAGAACTCCGCACTAAGTGTCACTTCCCTCAGCAAAGGAAAGGAAACGGAGTCGACAATTGGCACAGGATCTCCAAAAGTGGACAATTGAGGATTTTCTGATGCATCTCAATATCTGCTCTGCATTCAGATGGAAGTGTTAGATTTGAAATAAACAACATGAATGCTTTGGATACATCCTGGATTGTATTACTGGTTCGGCTGCTGGTAGTGGTGTAAAGTCTGCGGGAAAGTCTCTTGTCACACTTAAGGCCCCATTGAGTATGGTTGCTAATCGTGTTAACTCTCTTTATGATCACAGGGTACTCACCCTCAAAGGCTACTTCCATCAGTATAACACGCCATGTCATAACGCTTTTATCATCTCTGTTTTTGTCTACCCATTGGTCTACACAGCCGGATTTCAATCCAAGAAAGCACCTTTAGTTTGGGAGTAACGGGGTATTAAAGATTGCAGCAACTGCGTGATGCTATCATCAatatggcacaaaaaactcacaaataatGAAGGCAGTTCTGAGCGCTGTCTTAAATGGCACTAGCAAGGTGTTCCTAATAG
Proteins encoded in this region:
- the LOC117452012 gene encoding uncharacterized protein → MNIPILEIFLGILGFGLSIMFCTTFCRVCSRFREEQIDREAARRSNQELRPPIYFIPFHGSLSQHDSEDVPGMPRYSQELYLPPQYNNAAFCGPPPSYNELELKPDDLPPAYTDYSVPVYPLPSPHHMVQPQTPQ